The segment tttatgatttacattaattttaatgcaattaaaataaatgtcagcGGTCTGTTAACAACTTTGAtacctacaattaaaaaaaatattaaacaaataattttatgttgttaatttttatattttaattttcaagttattgtcttcgtatatatttttacgaGGTCTATGTTTATTACTTTCCCAAAAGTACCtaatttttttactgtattaggtaggtacatacataattatttgagataggtacatatttatataatatgaagatttgttgataaaaaacaaaaaatcaaagatAGAGATTTTTTTCCAGTttttatctgtttgataaattaCCGGTCATGTTGTCATTTATATTGCAaattcatcaatcatcatcataaggCCCAACGCAGACGACACACTACCGTGACAGACTTTTTAGTCTGTGAAAATAGAACCTATGTAATCGTATGCAGTAACGCACACGACGCACAAAAAGTCCTGCGCACAAATAATCCGTGTAATTCTGGCAGACCGCGCCACACCGCGCCGCGCCGAGCCGCGCAAAAAGTATGCGAAAAAAATACAACGCTTGTTTCCACCCGAGCTAACGCAGACGCCACGCACTTTAGTCTGCAGCCTGCGCTCGCGACGTACGCGCGGTATTACATCATGGCGCCAGACATCGATGTATCGATGCTAATACAAGAAATACAAAACAGACCAGCAATTTATGATACTTCCAAGCCAGAATATCAtgatagaaatttaaaaagaaaaatgtgggATGAAGTTTGCTGTAATATTTATTCCGCTCCTGTTTGGACATCGATGACGTctaatgaaaaaacaaaattcggtaggtatatttttattacactttattatACTGCCAAGAAACACTTCCCATAGAAGAGGTAAAATAATTAGCAAAATACTTTCTCGTTTCCATTCCATTATCTGTCCCTCTCACACCTATGTTAGATATATCTTCAAAAGGGCATGTATACAACGCCTCTTCAAAACAAATCCCGTCTCTTTTTCTTACAAAATTATGGAGAATGCACcctgcttttattatttttattgctaaCGGCATATTTACGTCTaaacttttttgaaatattCGCCATTTACTGCTGAAAATTCCAAAGGCGCATTCTACCATTCTTCGGGCTCTGGACAACCGGTAATTAAAAATGCGCTGTTGGACGCTCAAATGGCGGTCAGGAAAAGGTCTCATTACGTGTGATGAAATTGCAAAGGCTTCATCTCCTACAAATACAAACGGCATTGGTTGTCCGTTCAAATCACCGggaagtttttgtttatttggtagAGGTATTTTACCATCCAGAATTCCTTTCTCTAGTGTGGAGTTCTTAAAAATGTTAGAGTCACTGAATTTTCCATAGGCGCCAACATCAATAAATGTAAAACAGTAATTAGCATCAACAACGGCCATCAGTACTGTAGAAAAATATGACTTGTAGTTGTAATAATTAGAGCCCGAGTTTGGCGGCATCTTAAGACGTATGTGCTTCCCATCTACCGCCCCTAAACAATTTGGAAATTGAGTTTTATCATGGAATTTTTTCGCAATATCTTGCCATCTCTGGACTGTAAAAGCAGGAAAGCATTCACTTTTGCATAGTTCCCAAATTGctgtacaggtttcctcaacTATAGAACGAATAGTAGTTGCTCCAATCAGATAAGCTTCTTCGAGTTCGACGAACGACATTCCTCGTCCTAAATAcctgcaaaaaatattaatttaatttaaaaaaagtatgaatACTTAAATGAAAACCCTTTTGCAAATACTTagacaattatatttttttataggaaaAGAAATACAGACGAAGTGGAACTCTTTGAGAAGTTGCTTTCGAAGGGAACTTAGTgctcaaaaaaatattccttctGGAAGCGAAAGGAAAAAGaagagaaaatatatttactttgaTTCCCTGctatttttattgccatttaCAGTAATAGAGAATAATGAATCTTCTATCGAAATCGAACAAAGTTCGGAATCATTAGACGTCACCACAGTGCACAGTTCAGATACTGAATCAATTGATTCTAAACGTCCAAAGATGCAAACGAAGAAGAAGACTAATTGTTACGATGAGCAGTATTTAGAACTACTTAGAGgagaaacaacaacaaaaaatccGAAAGCAGAACAATCTTAGGCGATACCGATGAAGATGAATCTTTTCTTCGGTCCCTTCTGCCTTACGTCAAACAATTTTCTTCAGACGAAAAGTTACAATTAAGAATAGAACTAATacaaactattttaaattttaagaaagcCTTAACCAGTTCAGCGTCTATTCGCAATCAACCACAACAAGTATCCCATGAACATACAATAATTCGAATTGATCCTCCG is part of the Bicyclus anynana chromosome 5, ilBicAnyn1.1, whole genome shotgun sequence genome and harbors:
- the LOC128198093 gene encoding uncharacterized protein LOC128198093, with translation MEVQRLRCIILYLKYKKRRRNREFWVHPILSDRLLKGQFHIKHSILKQYPDKFFKFYKMSITTFNELLLILSPALTHSDTTMRKCIGPEERLSVTLRYLGRGMSFVELEEAYLIGATTIRSIVEETCTAIWELCKSECFPAFTVQRWQDIAKKFHDKTQFPNCLGAVDGKHIRLKMPPNSGSNYYNYKSYFSTVLMAVVDANYCFTFIDVGAYGKFSDSNIFKNSTLEKGILDGKIPLPNKQKLPGDLNGQPMPFVFVGDEAFAISSHVMRPFPDRHLSVQQRIFNYRLSRARRMVECAFGIFSSKWRIFQKSLDVNMPLAIKIIKAGCILHNFVRKRDGICFEEALYTCPFEDISNIGVRGTDNGMETRKYFANYFTSSMGSVSWQYNKV